From Aquila chrysaetos chrysaetos chromosome 3, bAquChr1.4, whole genome shotgun sequence, the proteins below share one genomic window:
- the SLC17A9 gene encoding solute carrier family 17 member 9 isoform X2: MAAGGENVPVCSAEHGPRAAQHDGMRKDGGGDPYWSRPESRVWKVMLLLGTCLLYCARVTVPICAVALSTRFDWDKKQSGIVLSSFFWGYCLTQIIGGHISDQIGGEKVLLLSASAWGFLTVLTPLLTHITSAHLVFMTSSRFLMGLLQGVYFPSLASLLSQKVRENERAFTYSTVGTGSQCGTLVIGGAGSLLLDWYGWESVFYFSGLLTLLWVYCTCKYLLNEKELIIPVDYLMRSLSISKQTKVPWKQLFKKAPIWAVIIAQLSTASTFFTLLSWLPTFFKETFPESKGWVFNVVPWLVAIPTSLFSGFLSDHLINQGYKTITIRKFMQVIGSGVSSVFALCLGQTSSFCKAIVFASASVGLQTFNHSGISVNVQDLAPSCAGLLFGVGNTGGALLGVICVYLAGYLIETTGSWISVFNLVAAVNSIGLCAFLVFGEAQRVDTDSAYVDL, encoded by the exons ATGGCCGCGGGTGGCGAGAATGTGCCGGTGTGCAGCGCCGAGCACGGGCCGCGGGCCGCGCAGCACGACGGTATGAGGAAGGATGGCGGTGGGGACCCGTACTGGTCCAG GCCCGAGTCCCGCGTCTGGAAGGTGATGTTGCTGCTGGGGACGTGCCTGCTGTACTGCGCCCGTGTCACCGTGCCCATCTGCGCCGTCGCCCTCAGCACCCGCTTCGACTGGGACAAGAAGCAGTCGGGCATAGTGCTCAGCAGCTTCTTCTGGGGCTACTGCTTGACACAGATTATCGGAGGACATATCAGTGATCA AATAGGAGGTGAGAAAGTCCTCCTCCTCTCGGCATCAGCCTGGGGGTTCCTCACGGTCCTCACCCCGCTGCTCACCCACATCACTTCTGCCCATCTCGTTTTTATGACCTCCTCCAGGTTCCTCATGGGGTTGCTGCAAG GGGTGTATTTCCCATCCCTGGCCAGCCTGCTGTCCCAGAAGGTCCGGGAGAATGAGCGAGCCTTCACCTACAGCACAGTGGGGACCGGCTCGCAGTGTGG GACGCTGGTGATCGGCGGTGCGGGATCTCTTCTCCTGGACTGGTACGGCTGGGAGAGCGTTTTCTATTTCTCCGGTTTGCTCACTTTGCTCTGGGTTTACTGCACCTGCAAGTACCTCCTGAATGAGAAAG aacTCATCATCCCCGTAGACTATTTAATGAGAAGCCTCTCGATATCCAAGCAGACCAAAGTTCCCTGGAAGCAGCTGTTTAAGAAGGCGCCGATATG GGCTGTCATCATCGCTCAGCTTTCCACGGCCAGCACGTTTTTCACTCTCCTCTCCTGGCTGCCAACGTTCTTTAAGGAAACTTTTCCCGAGTCAAAG GGTTGGGTGTTTAATGTAGTCCCCTGGCTGGTTGCAATTCCTACAAGCTTGTTCAGTGGATTTCTGTCTGATCATTTAATCAACCAGG gGTACAAAACCATCACCATTCGTAAGTTCATGCAG gTCATTGGCTCCGGCGTCTCAAGTGTTTTTGCTTTGTGCCTGGGCCAGACCTCCAGTTTTTGCAAAGCGATAGTGTTTGCCTCTGCCTCTGTTGGACTTCAGACCTTTAACCACAG TGGCATTTCAGTAAACGTACAGGATCTGGCCCCCTCGTGTGCCGGCTTACTGTTCG GTGTTGGGAATACAGGTGGAGCCCTCCTAG GTGTCATCTGCGTGTACTTGGCTGGCTACCTGATTGAAACGACTGGCTCctggatttctgttttcaatCTGGTGGCTGCTGTTAACAGCATTGGCCTCTGTGCATTCCTCGTGTTTGGAGAGGCCCAGAGGGTGGACACAGACTCTGCATACGTGGACCTCTAG
- the SLC17A9 gene encoding solute carrier family 17 member 9 isoform X1: protein MTTQKCHGAVGRDGRKLFRTGSPRTSPPCPRGFEIWFNAATKRDSGRVGEPALNCRPEGDFSCSQRPGSLIKPTLVSGVRGPESRVWKVMLLLGTCLLYCARVTVPICAVALSTRFDWDKKQSGIVLSSFFWGYCLTQIIGGHISDQIGGEKVLLLSASAWGFLTVLTPLLTHITSAHLVFMTSSRFLMGLLQGVYFPSLASLLSQKVRENERAFTYSTVGTGSQCGTLVIGGAGSLLLDWYGWESVFYFSGLLTLLWVYCTCKYLLNEKELIIPVDYLMRSLSISKQTKVPWKQLFKKAPIWAVIIAQLSTASTFFTLLSWLPTFFKETFPESKGWVFNVVPWLVAIPTSLFSGFLSDHLINQGYKTITIRKFMQVIGSGVSSVFALCLGQTSSFCKAIVFASASVGLQTFNHSGISVNVQDLAPSCAGLLFGVGNTGGALLGVICVYLAGYLIETTGSWISVFNLVAAVNSIGLCAFLVFGEAQRVDTDSAYVDL from the exons ATGACGACGCAGAAGTGCCATGGGGCAGTCGGAAGGGATGGTCGGAAGCTTTTCCGAACCGGGAGCCCCCGGACTTCACCGCCTTGCCCCCGTGGTTTTGAAATTTGGTTTAACGCTGCCACGAAGAGGGACTCGGGCCGGGTAGGAGAGC CGGCTTTAAACTGCCGTCCCGAGGGAGACTTTTCCTGCAGTCAGAGACCTGGCAGTCTAATCAAACCCACGCTCGTCTCGGGAGTAAGGGG GCCCGAGTCCCGCGTCTGGAAGGTGATGTTGCTGCTGGGGACGTGCCTGCTGTACTGCGCCCGTGTCACCGTGCCCATCTGCGCCGTCGCCCTCAGCACCCGCTTCGACTGGGACAAGAAGCAGTCGGGCATAGTGCTCAGCAGCTTCTTCTGGGGCTACTGCTTGACACAGATTATCGGAGGACATATCAGTGATCA AATAGGAGGTGAGAAAGTCCTCCTCCTCTCGGCATCAGCCTGGGGGTTCCTCACGGTCCTCACCCCGCTGCTCACCCACATCACTTCTGCCCATCTCGTTTTTATGACCTCCTCCAGGTTCCTCATGGGGTTGCTGCAAG GGGTGTATTTCCCATCCCTGGCCAGCCTGCTGTCCCAGAAGGTCCGGGAGAATGAGCGAGCCTTCACCTACAGCACAGTGGGGACCGGCTCGCAGTGTGG GACGCTGGTGATCGGCGGTGCGGGATCTCTTCTCCTGGACTGGTACGGCTGGGAGAGCGTTTTCTATTTCTCCGGTTTGCTCACTTTGCTCTGGGTTTACTGCACCTGCAAGTACCTCCTGAATGAGAAAG aacTCATCATCCCCGTAGACTATTTAATGAGAAGCCTCTCGATATCCAAGCAGACCAAAGTTCCCTGGAAGCAGCTGTTTAAGAAGGCGCCGATATG GGCTGTCATCATCGCTCAGCTTTCCACGGCCAGCACGTTTTTCACTCTCCTCTCCTGGCTGCCAACGTTCTTTAAGGAAACTTTTCCCGAGTCAAAG GGTTGGGTGTTTAATGTAGTCCCCTGGCTGGTTGCAATTCCTACAAGCTTGTTCAGTGGATTTCTGTCTGATCATTTAATCAACCAGG gGTACAAAACCATCACCATTCGTAAGTTCATGCAG gTCATTGGCTCCGGCGTCTCAAGTGTTTTTGCTTTGTGCCTGGGCCAGACCTCCAGTTTTTGCAAAGCGATAGTGTTTGCCTCTGCCTCTGTTGGACTTCAGACCTTTAACCACAG TGGCATTTCAGTAAACGTACAGGATCTGGCCCCCTCGTGTGCCGGCTTACTGTTCG GTGTTGGGAATACAGGTGGAGCCCTCCTAG GTGTCATCTGCGTGTACTTGGCTGGCTACCTGATTGAAACGACTGGCTCctggatttctgttttcaatCTGGTGGCTGCTGTTAACAGCATTGGCCTCTGTGCATTCCTCGTGTTTGGAGAGGCCCAGAGGGTGGACACAGACTCTGCATACGTGGACCTCTAG
- the SLC17A9 gene encoding solute carrier family 17 member 9 isoform X3, translated as MLLLGTCLLYCARVTVPICAVALSTRFDWDKKQSGIVLSSFFWGYCLTQIIGGHISDQIGGEKVLLLSASAWGFLTVLTPLLTHITSAHLVFMTSSRFLMGLLQGVYFPSLASLLSQKVRENERAFTYSTVGTGSQCGTLVIGGAGSLLLDWYGWESVFYFSGLLTLLWVYCTCKYLLNEKELIIPVDYLMRSLSISKQTKVPWKQLFKKAPIWAVIIAQLSTASTFFTLLSWLPTFFKETFPESKGWVFNVVPWLVAIPTSLFSGFLSDHLINQGYKTITIRKFMQVIGSGVSSVFALCLGQTSSFCKAIVFASASVGLQTFNHSGISVNVQDLAPSCAGLLFGVGNTGGALLGVICVYLAGYLIETTGSWISVFNLVAAVNSIGLCAFLVFGEAQRVDTDSAYVDL; from the exons ATGTTGCTGCTGGGGACGTGCCTGCTGTACTGCGCCCGTGTCACCGTGCCCATCTGCGCCGTCGCCCTCAGCACCCGCTTCGACTGGGACAAGAAGCAGTCGGGCATAGTGCTCAGCAGCTTCTTCTGGGGCTACTGCTTGACACAGATTATCGGAGGACATATCAGTGATCA AATAGGAGGTGAGAAAGTCCTCCTCCTCTCGGCATCAGCCTGGGGGTTCCTCACGGTCCTCACCCCGCTGCTCACCCACATCACTTCTGCCCATCTCGTTTTTATGACCTCCTCCAGGTTCCTCATGGGGTTGCTGCAAG GGGTGTATTTCCCATCCCTGGCCAGCCTGCTGTCCCAGAAGGTCCGGGAGAATGAGCGAGCCTTCACCTACAGCACAGTGGGGACCGGCTCGCAGTGTGG GACGCTGGTGATCGGCGGTGCGGGATCTCTTCTCCTGGACTGGTACGGCTGGGAGAGCGTTTTCTATTTCTCCGGTTTGCTCACTTTGCTCTGGGTTTACTGCACCTGCAAGTACCTCCTGAATGAGAAAG aacTCATCATCCCCGTAGACTATTTAATGAGAAGCCTCTCGATATCCAAGCAGACCAAAGTTCCCTGGAAGCAGCTGTTTAAGAAGGCGCCGATATG GGCTGTCATCATCGCTCAGCTTTCCACGGCCAGCACGTTTTTCACTCTCCTCTCCTGGCTGCCAACGTTCTTTAAGGAAACTTTTCCCGAGTCAAAG GGTTGGGTGTTTAATGTAGTCCCCTGGCTGGTTGCAATTCCTACAAGCTTGTTCAGTGGATTTCTGTCTGATCATTTAATCAACCAGG gGTACAAAACCATCACCATTCGTAAGTTCATGCAG gTCATTGGCTCCGGCGTCTCAAGTGTTTTTGCTTTGTGCCTGGGCCAGACCTCCAGTTTTTGCAAAGCGATAGTGTTTGCCTCTGCCTCTGTTGGACTTCAGACCTTTAACCACAG TGGCATTTCAGTAAACGTACAGGATCTGGCCCCCTCGTGTGCCGGCTTACTGTTCG GTGTTGGGAATACAGGTGGAGCCCTCCTAG GTGTCATCTGCGTGTACTTGGCTGGCTACCTGATTGAAACGACTGGCTCctggatttctgttttcaatCTGGTGGCTGCTGTTAACAGCATTGGCCTCTGTGCATTCCTCGTGTTTGGAGAGGCCCAGAGGGTGGACACAGACTCTGCATACGTGGACCTCTAG
- the GID8 gene encoding glucose-induced degradation protein 8 homolog, with product MSYAEKPDEITKDEWMEKLNNLHIQRADMNRLIMNYLVTEGFKEAAEKFRMESGIEPSVDLETLDERIKIREMILKGQIQEAIALINSLHPELLDTNRYLYFHLQQQHLIELIRQRETEAALEFAQTQLAEQGEESRECLTEMERTLALLAFDNPEESPFGDLLNMMQRQKVWSEVNQAVLDYENRESTPKLAKLLKLLLWAQNELDQKKVKYPKMTDLSKGTIEEPK from the exons ATGAGTTATGCAGAAAAACCTGATGAAATCACGAAAGATGAATGGATGGAAAAACTTAATAACTTGCATATCCAGAGAGCAGACATGAACCGCCTTATCATGAACTACCTTGTTACAG agggctttaaagaagcagcagagaaatttCGAATGGAGTCTGGAATTGAACCCAGTGTTGATTTAGAGACTCTcgatgaaagaataaaaattcgAGAAATGATATTGAAAGGACAGATTCAAGAAGCCATTGCGTTAATAAACAGCCTCCATCCAGAATTGCTAGATACAAACAGATATCTTTACTTTCATTTGCAG CAGCAGCATTTGATCGAACTGATTCGGCAGCGTGAGACAGAAGCAGCTCTGGAATTCGCTCAGACCCAATTAGCAGAACAAGGCGAGGAGAGCAGGGAATGTCTGACAGAAATGGAGCGTACGCTGGCTTTGCTTGCCTTTGATAATCCCGAAGAATCACCATTTGGAGACTTGCTTAACATGATGCAGCGACAGAAG gtaTGGAGTGAGGTTAATCAAGCTGTTCTAGACTATGAAAATCGTGAATCGACACCCAAGTTGGCAAAATTACTGAAACTACTACTGTGGGCTCAGAATGAGCTGGAccagaagaaagtgaaatatcCCAAAATGACAGACCTCAGCAAGGGGACGATTGAAGAACCCAAGTAA